From the Patescibacteria group bacterium genome, one window contains:
- the rpsJ gene encoding 30S ribosomal protein S10 — MPPTKQKAEKLLPLQQKLRIKISAYDHKVIDASSKQIIDTVLRYGCEAVGPVPLPTEIKKYTVNRSSFVHKDSREQFEMRVHKRIIDILNPSQKVIEALTSLNLPAGVDIEIKM; from the coding sequence ATGCCTCCGACAAAGCAAAAAGCAGAAAAACTCTTGCCATTGCAGCAAAAGCTGAGAATAAAGATCTCAGCCTACGACCATAAGGTCATTGACGCTTCCTCAAAGCAGATCATTGATACTGTTCTCAGATATGGATGCGAGGCAGTAGGTCCTGTTCCCTTGCCAACGGAAATTAAGAAGTATACGGTGAATCGCTCTTCTTTTGTGCATAAGGACTCAAGGGAACAGTTTGAGATGAGGGTGCACAAGAGAATCATAGACATTCTCAACCCCAGCCAGAAGGTGATTGAGGCCTTAACCAGTCTCAACCTTCCTGCCGGCGTTGACATCGAAATCAAAATGTAG
- the tuf gene encoding elongation factor Tu: protein MAEKFERTKPHVNVGTIGHVDHGKTTLSAAILHSLKLAGKNVTEKSIDQIDAAPEEKQRGITINIAHLEYETDKRHYAHIDAPGHADYIKNMITGAAQMDGAILVVSAPDGPMPQTREHILLARQVGIPSIIVFLNKIDMVDDPEIADLVESEVRELLKKYNYPGDDVPVIRGSALKALEATSVDDEAIKPILELMNKVDEYIPEPVREIDKPFLMAVEDVFSIEGRGTVATGRIERGIVKSNEEVELVGIKPTSKTVVVSVEMFNKSLDEGRAGDNVGILLRGTKKEEIERGQVLAKPGSVTPHTEFEAEVYVLAKEEGGRHTPFFKGYKPQFYFRTTDVTGDVELPEGTEMVMPGDTVNFKVKLLVPIAMEEKQRFAIREGGKTVGAGVVIKILN, encoded by the coding sequence ATGGCAGAAAAGTTTGAGCGAACAAAGCCCCACGTCAATGTTGGTACCATTGGTCACGTTGACCACGGAAAAACCACGTTGTCAGCGGCCATCCTGCATAGTTTGAAGTTGGCAGGAAAGAACGTGACCGAGAAATCGATTGACCAGATTGACGCTGCTCCAGAAGAAAAACAGCGGGGTATTACCATTAACATCGCGCACTTGGAGTATGAGACCGACAAGCGCCACTATGCACACATTGACGCTCCAGGCCATGCAGACTATATCAAGAACATGATTACGGGAGCAGCCCAGATGGATGGCGCCATTTTGGTGGTTTCAGCTCCAGACGGCCCCATGCCTCAGACCAGAGAGCACATTCTTTTAGCCAGGCAAGTGGGAATTCCGTCTATTATTGTTTTTTTGAACAAGATTGATATGGTGGATGACCCAGAAATTGCAGATTTGGTAGAATCTGAGGTCAGAGAGCTTTTAAAAAAGTATAACTACCCAGGAGATGATGTTCCTGTAATTCGGGGTTCTGCTCTAAAGGCATTGGAGGCAACTTCCGTGGACGACGAAGCAATAAAACCCATCTTGGAACTCATGAACAAGGTGGATGAATACATTCCAGAGCCTGTTCGAGAGATAGACAAGCCATTTTTAATGGCAGTAGAAGATGTCTTTTCGATTGAAGGGCGAGGAACCGTAGCTACGGGAAGAATTGAGCGTGGCATTGTGAAGTCCAACGAAGAAGTTGAGCTGGTTGGCATTAAGCCCACCTCAAAAACCGTTGTTGTGTCTGTAGAAATGTTTAACAAGTCTTTAGATGAAGGACGAGCCGGTGATAACGTTGGTATTCTTTTGCGAGGAACCAAGAAAGAAGAGATTGAACGAGGTCAGGTGTTAGCAAAGCCAGGATCCGTAACACCCCACACCGAGTTTGAGGCCGAGGTGTATGTTTTGGCCAAAGAGGAAGGTGGAAGACACACCCCATTCTTTAAGGGGTACAAACCGCAGTTCTACTTTAGAACTACAGATGTAACCGGCGACGTTGAACTTCCAGAGGGGACCGAAATGGTAATGCCTGGAGATACCGTGAACTTTAAGGTAAAACTCTTGGTGCCAATTGCCATGGAAGAAAAGCAGAGATTTGCCATCAGGGAGGGTGGAAAGACCGTGGGAGCAGGAGTTGTGATCAAGATTCTCAACTAA
- the fusA gene encoding elongation factor G, producing MPRQYPIERVRDIGIIAHIDAGKTTTTERILFYTGISHKIGEVHEGAAIMDWMEQERERGITITAAATTCFWTPTYVKEKNKEKEVRINIIDTPGHIDFTVEVQRSLRVLDGAIVVFDGVAGVEPQSETVWRQADKFEVPRMCFINKLDRMGASFEKSFGSIVEKLTPNAVAVQIPNGEEDQFSKIIDLISMKAYSFTGDFGETVKEEEIPADLKEKAKVWREKLMEKVAGEDESLMNRYLAGEEIPALDIKRVLRKAALANKLIPVFVGSSLKNKGVQLMLDGVVDYLPSPQDVPPIKGIDPRSGQEIERHAIDTEPFSALAFKIATDPFVGTLTYFRVYSGTLKKGSYVYNATTGVKERISRILRMHANEREEVEELYAGDIAATVGLKNTSTGHTLSDEANPILLEQITFPEPVISVRIEPATKADQEKMGMALKRLSDEDPTFRVLTDQETKEIIISGMGELHLEIIVDRMKREFNVTANVGRPQVAYKETIKQEAEAEEKYVRQSGGRGQYGHVVLSVEAKERGEGFEFVNKIKGGAIPQEYIPAVEKGVKEAMDKGVIAGYPVIDLKATLLDGSFHEVDSSEFAFKIAASIAFQAAAKKAHAVLLEPVMSLEVIIPSNFLGDVIGDLSARRGRIEETKDRGNLKVIDVKIPLSEMFGYATNVRSLTEGRGTFTMEFNTYEEVPGNIANEIIEGKRR from the coding sequence ATGCCGAGACAATACCCTATTGAGAGAGTGCGCGATATTGGAATAATCGCCCACATTGACGCCGGGAAAACCACCACGACCGAGCGTATTTTGTTTTACACGGGTATTTCCCACAAGATAGGGGAGGTGCATGAAGGGGCAGCTATCATGGACTGGATGGAGCAAGAGAGGGAACGCGGCATTACCATTACCGCAGCCGCCACCACGTGCTTTTGGACTCCAACCTATGTGAAAGAGAAGAACAAAGAAAAGGAGGTTCGAATCAACATTATTGATACTCCGGGCCACATTGACTTTACCGTAGAGGTACAGCGCTCCTTGCGGGTGCTGGACGGTGCCATTGTCGTGTTTGACGGAGTGGCGGGGGTGGAACCCCAGTCAGAAACGGTGTGGCGCCAAGCCGACAAATTTGAGGTTCCCCGTATGTGTTTTATCAACAAGTTAGATCGCATGGGAGCTTCTTTTGAGAAAAGCTTTGGCTCCATTGTAGAAAAACTTACGCCAAATGCTGTAGCGGTGCAGATTCCTAATGGAGAAGAGGACCAATTCTCAAAGATAATCGACTTAATTTCAATGAAGGCATACTCGTTTACGGGGGACTTTGGGGAAACGGTCAAAGAGGAGGAAATTCCAGCAGATTTAAAAGAGAAGGCAAAAGTGTGGCGAGAAAAACTCATGGAAAAGGTAGCAGGAGAGGACGAGTCTTTAATGAATAGGTATCTTGCGGGAGAAGAAATACCGGCTCTAGATATAAAGAGAGTATTGCGCAAAGCCGCTTTGGCAAATAAGTTGATTCCCGTGTTTGTGGGTTCTTCTTTAAAAAACAAAGGTGTGCAGTTAATGCTTGACGGAGTGGTGGACTATCTGCCTTCTCCTCAAGATGTTCCTCCCATTAAAGGGATTGACCCGCGTTCCGGCCAGGAGATTGAACGCCACGCAATAGATACGGAACCCTTCTCTGCTCTTGCCTTCAAGATTGCAACCGATCCCTTTGTAGGTACCCTAACGTATTTTCGCGTGTACTCCGGTACTTTAAAAAAGGGCTCGTATGTGTATAACGCTACGACGGGCGTCAAAGAGAGGATTTCTCGTATCTTGAGAATGCATGCGAATGAAAGAGAAGAGGTGGAGGAGCTCTATGCGGGGGACATTGCTGCCACTGTGGGGCTTAAAAACACTTCCACGGGGCACACCTTGTCGGACGAAGCAAACCCCATCTTGCTTGAACAGATTACCTTTCCAGAGCCTGTTATTTCGGTTCGCATTGAACCTGCCACCAAAGCTGACCAGGAGAAAATGGGCATGGCGTTAAAACGTTTGTCGGACGAAGACCCAACCTTTAGGGTTTTAACAGACCAGGAGACCAAAGAGATCATTATCTCTGGCATGGGAGAGCTGCACTTGGAAATCATCGTAGACCGAATGAAAAGAGAGTTTAATGTTACAGCCAATGTTGGAAGACCTCAGGTTGCCTACAAGGAAACCATTAAGCAAGAAGCAGAAGCAGAAGAGAAGTATGTCAGGCAGTCTGGCGGTCGTGGGCAGTATGGTCACGTCGTTTTGAGCGTTGAGGCCAAGGAGCGGGGAGAGGGCTTTGAGTTTGTAAATAAGATTAAGGGCGGCGCTATTCCTCAAGAATACATTCCAGCCGTAGAAAAAGGAGTAAAAGAAGCCATGGACAAGGGAGTGATAGCTGGGTATCCTGTTATTGACTTGAAAGCAACGCTGCTTGACGGGTCTTTTCATGAGGTGGACTCTTCTGAGTTTGCCTTTAAGATTGCCGCCTCCATTGCCTTTCAGGCTGCAGCAAAGAAAGCTCATGCAGTGTTGCTGGAACCCGTAATGTCGCTTGAGGTAATAATACCCTCTAATTTTCTTGGAGACGTAATTGGAGATTTGTCAGCAAGAAGAGGAAGGATTGAAGAGACAAAAGACCGGGGAAACCTCAAGGTGATAGATGTCAAGATTCCTTTATCTGAGATGTTTGGGTATGCCACCAACGTGAGGTCCTTGACCGAAGGAAGAGGAACCTTTACCATGGAGTTCAACACGTATGAGGAGGTGCCGGGGAATATAGCAAATGAAATTATTGAAGGCAAGCGCAGATAA